A region of the Methanobacterium sp. Maddingley MBC34 genome:
GCCCCGGTGATCATTGGATTGATATCTACAGTGGCTTTCTTCCCGGGGGTTCTTCTGGGGATCAGGCGGGATAAAGTTGGAATTTTAAGGTCACTGGTTCGTGCAGTGGAGTACTGGGCTTACTGTCTTTATCTAATACCACTCTTCTTTGCTGCTTTTATTCACATGTTAACTCGTAAAGAGAGGAGATGGGCTAAAACTAAACATACCGGAGAATAGGATTATAAAAAAAATGTCTAAAAAAGAAATTATATGAAGATAATCTAATTGGGCATATAGGGGTGATTATCATTAGTAATGAATTTAATGGTAAAAATCTGGTTATTTCCCATGAATATCATGCTGAACTGGATGAAATCCGGGAAAAGGTTAAGCATGGTCATTGCAACACTTTAAGGGAATGTTTACTACTTTTTGAGGATCTCTGGGCTGAATCCCATAAAACTGACATGCTAATTTCCCATAAGTTCCAGAAGGAGATGGAGAAACTGTCCCAGAAAGACCCAGAACAGTATGGTCATGTTCTAAAGAAGATGGAACAGATCACAGCCAACCCCTTGCACTACAAACCATTGAGTGGTGATCTTCACGGGTCCCGACGGTCACATGTGGGAGATTTTGTGCTAATATATGGAATTGAGGAGGGCAGGGTGATTTTTCAGGATTATAATCATCACGATCGAGTTTATCAGGGAAAAATAGAATAATCTTTTTACAATTCAATTATTCCAATTCAACATCCACCAGTGTTTTCACTCTTTCCAGTGAACGTTTTAAAGCATCACCATGCATTTCAATCTTCACTGCACCTTTAGGGCAGATTTCAGCACATCTTCCACATATTCTACATTTTTCTTCGTCTCGTTTTATACTTCCATCCGTCACAGTGATTGCATCCACAAAACACACATCCTGACTACACAATCCACAGCCATTGCAGAGATCCTCATTGAATGTTATTTCTACACCCTCCATGGATGAGAAGCTACTACTCATACCATCTGGTAGGTTAGGAGTCATTTTCCAGAGACAACAACACTGGCAGCAGTGGCAGATGGAAAGTAACTCCTCTTTAGGACCTGTGTTTAGCCATACACTGTCGATCTTATTTCTGCCAATGATTGGCACCAGACCTGCTTCCTGACACCGGTTTATGTGTTGAATTGCTTCGGTGGCTGAAACTGTTCTTCCACGCTTGTTTGATATTCTCTGGGACCCTTTCCCTAAAAACAAACATCCCATATCATGAGGGTAATCCTGGCAGTTATTGGAAGTGCGGCATATGCAGGTGTCCATTATGAAATGGTATTTTGACCTGCCGATCATCTCCCTTAAAACTTGACTGGGGAGTACTGTATTATCAGGGGAAACTGAAACTCTGGTATTTACTTCCAGTTCCTGAACAGTTCCTGCATGATGGGTTTTGATGGCAACATCCC
Encoded here:
- a CDS encoding addiction module toxin, RelE/StbE family (PFAM: Plasmid stabilisation system protein~TIGRFAM: addiction module toxin component, YafQ family; addiction module toxin, RelE/StbE family), which codes for MIIISNEFNGKNLVISHEYHAELDEIREKVKHGHCNTLRECLLLFEDLWAESHKTDMLISHKFQKEMEKLSQKDPEQYGHVLKKMEQITANPLHYKPLSGDLHGSRRSHVGDFVLIYGIEEGRVIFQDYNHHDRVYQGKIE
- a CDS encoding dissimilatory sulfite reductase (desulfoviridin), alpha/beta subunit, with translation MKKISFSDISIRVIHSTFNTRFFLARACQKLPLLAWVVNKMLFAGDDIQVLPRDVAIKTHHAGTVQELEVNTRVSVSPDNTVLPSQVLREMIGRSKYHFIMDTCICRTSNNCQDYPHDMGCLFLGKGSQRISNKRGRTVSATEAIQHINRCQEAGLVPIIGRNKIDSVWLNTGPKEELLSICHCCQCCCLWKMTPNLPDGMSSSFSSMEGVEITFNEDLCNGCGLCSQDVCFVDAITVTDGSIKRDEEKCRICGRCAEICPKGAVKIEMHGDALKRSLERVKTLVDVELE